Proteins encoded together in one Triticum dicoccoides isolate Atlit2015 ecotype Zavitan chromosome 7B, WEW_v2.0, whole genome shotgun sequence window:
- the LOC119335847 gene encoding probable carboxylesterase 18, producing MEAGTRSQNSATVESPRSAPPVLPWTLRLRLFASTAGLDLAERRDGTVNRFLLSLADRQSPASPRPDALGVRSADVTVDASRDLWARVFSPATEAAATSTPLPVLVYVHGGGFTFLSAASTSVDGMCRRFCRGLGAVVVSVTYRLAPEHRYPAAYDDCVDVLRYLGATGLPANVAAPVDLSRCFLAGDSAGGNIAHHVAHRWTSSSNSPIRLAGVILLQPYFGGEERTEAELRLEGVAPLVNMRRSDWSWRAFLPEGADRNHPAAQVTGEAGPEPELAEAFPPAMVVVGGVDPLQDWQRRYAAMLRRKGKAVRLVEFPDAFHAFYGFPELPDAGRVVEEIKAFIESNSSIHCDPAARDELAFL from the coding sequence ATGGAGGCCGGAACGAGGAGCCAAAACTCGGCCACGGTCGAGAGCCCGCGCTCCGCGCCGCCGGTGCTGCCTTGGACGTTGCGGCTTCGGCTGTTCGCGTCCACCGCCGGCCTCGACCTCGCGGAGCGCCGCGACGGCACTGTCAACCGCTTCCTCCTCTCCCTGGCCGACAGGCAGTCGCCGGCCAGTCCGCGCCCGGACGCGCTCGGCGTCCGCTCCGCCGACGTCACCGTCGACGCATCCCGCGACCTCTGGGCACGCGTCTTCTCCCCTGCAACGGAGGCGGCGGCCACGTCGACCCCGCTCCCCGTCCTCGTCTACGTCCACGGCGGTGGCTTCACGTTCCTCTCCGCCGCGTCCACGTCCGTCGACGGCATGTGCCGCCGCTTCTGCCGTGGGCTGGGCGCCGTCGTCGTCTCCGTCACCTACCGCCTCGCGCCCGAGCACCGCTACCCCGCGGCCTACGACGACTGCGTGGACGTGCTCCGCTACCTCGGCGCCACCGGCCTCCCCGCCAACGTCGCGGCCCCGGTCGACCTCTCCCGCTGCTTCCTCGCCGGGGACAGCGCCGGCGGCAATATCGCCCACCACGTCGCCCACCGTTGGACGTCCTCCTCCAACAGCCCCATCCGCCTCGCCGGCGTCATCCTACTGCAGCCGTACTTCGGCGGCGAGGAGCGCACGGAGGCGGAGCTGAGGCTGGAGGGCGTGGCGCCGCTCGTGAACATGCGCCGCTCCGACTGGTCGTGGAGGGCATTCTTGCCGGAGGGGGCCGACCGGAATCACCCGGCGGCGCAGGTGACGGGGGAGGCCGGCCCGGAGCCCGAGCTGGCGGAGGCGTTCCCGCCGGCGATGGTGGTGGTCGGCGGGGTCGACCCACTGCAGGACTGGCAGCGGCGGTACGCCGCCATGCTGCGGCGCAAGGGGAAGGCGGTGCGCCTGGTGGAGTTCCCGGACGCCTTCCACGCCTTCTACGGCTTCCCGGAGCTCCCCGACGCTGGCAGGGTCGTGGAGGAAATTAAGGCGTTCATTGAGAGCAACTCTTCCATTCACTGCGACCCGGCTGCCCGAGACGAACTCGCATTCCTCTAA
- the LOC119335647 gene encoding glutamate receptor 2.8-like gives MELALAISLLVILTLRTVPAATTAAVPVRAGVQDPADGSSTGGRGSISVAPGAYHLDRLPGGSPEDATPAEIERRNTRILSRRDASGGSTRGYSKKLKIAVPYKPGFNVFVNATTEKVTGYCIDVFEAAAKNLPHVLDYHFVVVDGLYDQLVRNVSSGIFDAAVGDITITAERAVHVDFTMPYIESGVSLLVLNEDDSKPTIEWVFLKPLTMELWLAIVGGFFLTGIVVWMIERPKNLEYQGSSSRQFSTALYFSFSTLTFSHGQIIRSPLSKIVVVIWCFVVLVIVQSYTASLSSILTAKRLRPSVTNLGQLLSNGDYIGYPSGSFVYSVLKKQGFTENRLKAYAMEEEYANALRKGSKNGGVAAIVDEIPYLTSFLSDPRYHNEFQMVNGLYKTPGFGFVFPQDSPLVHSLSVAILGLIGGDEGSRIEAKWLGTATPLPSYGIPNTDATPLTLRSFSGLFIITICISALMLLIRIAKLVHAKYTKVRDSDMQSANGDGGSEGHAGSVPLQNDMDDGPMADQPHHEARNEDPQVVSGIGESPGDVEPNGYVPEHAILIEMSTR, from the exons ATGGAGTTGGCGCTCGCCATCTCTTTGCTCGTTATACTCACGCTCCGGACCGTACCGGCCGCCACGACAGCGGCCGTGCCGGTGCGAGCCGGCGTCCAGGATCCGGCAGACGGCTCTAGCACGGGGGGCCGCGGGAGCATCTCAGTGGCGCCGGGGGCCTACCACCTGGACCGGCTTCCCGGTGGCTCACCCGAAGATGCTACACCGGCTG AAATCGAGAGAAGGAACACCAGAATATTATCGAGGAGAGACGCGTCAGGAGGTTCGACCAGAGGCTATTCGAAGAAACTCAAGATTGCTGTGCCTTACAAACCGGGCTTTAACGTATTTGTGAATGCAACTACTGAAAAAGTCACTGGCTACTGCATTGACGTCTTTGAGGCTGCCGCGAAGAACCTACCACATGTTCTTGATTACCACTTCGTTGTAGTCGACGGTTTGTATGACCAACTAGTACGCAATGTGTCTTCAGGG ATCTTCGATGCAGCAGTGGGTGACATAACCATAACTGCTGAGCGAGCTGTTCATGTGGACTTCACGATGCCATACATTGAGTCGGGCGTGTCATTGCTTGTGCTCAACGAGGATGACTCCAAGCCAACAATTGAATGGGTCTTCTTAAAGCCACTGACAATGGAACTTTGGCTAGCAATTGTGGGTGGCTTCTTTCTCACTGGAATAGTTGTGTGGATGATTGAGCGGCCTAAAAACCTGGAGTACCAAGGATCGAGTTCGAGACAGTTCAGCACCGCTCTGTACTTTTCTTTCTCTACTTTGACATTTTCTCATG GTCAAATTATTAGAAGCCCTCTGTCAAAAATTGTTGTGGTGATATGGTGCTTTGTCGTGCTGGTTATAGTGCAGAGCTACACAGCTAGCTTATCATCCATTCTGACTGCAAAGAGGCTCCGTCCTTCTGtgacaaatcttggtcagctcctgTCAAATGGTGATTATATTGGATACCCATCTGGATCATTTGTATATTCTGTCTTGAAAAAACAAGGCTTCACCGAAAATAGGTTAAAGGCTTATGCGATGGAAGAGGAATATGCTAATGCTTTGAGAAAGGGCTCAAAGAATGGAGGCGTCGCGGCTATAGTTGATGAGATCCCCTATTTAACCTCTTTTCTCTCTGACCCTCGATATCATAACGAGTTTCAGATGGTTAACGGCTTATATAAGACACCTGGATTTGGTTTT GTGTTTCCACAAGATTCTCCACTGGTACATAGTCTTTCAGTTGCCATCTTGGGCCTGATAGGTGGGGATGAGGGATCACGAATTGAAGCGAAATGGTTAGGCACAGCAACACCATTGCCGAGTTATGGTATCCCCAACACAGATGCCACACCTCTCACTTTGCGAAGTTTCTCTGGTCTCTTCATCATCACCATATGTATCTCAGCTCTCATGCTGTTGATAAGGATTGCCAAGTTGGTTCATGCCAAATACACCAAAGTGAGGGATTCTGATATGCAGAGTGCCAATGGGGATGGTGGAAGTGAAGGCCACGCAGGATCTGTTCCGCTGCAGAACGACATGGACGATGGGCCTATGGCTGATCAACCCCACCATGAAGCCAGAAATGAGGATCCCCAGGTTGTCAGTGGGATCGGAGAAAGTCCTGGTGATGTAGAGCCCAATGGCTATGTGCCTGAACACGCCATCCTAATCGAGATGAGCACTCGATGA